Proteins found in one Brachyspira murdochii DSM 12563 genomic segment:
- the queA gene encoding tRNA preQ1(34) S-adenosylmethionine ribosyltransferase-isomerase QueA has product MTDYLNKETYNFYLPENLIATEPNYERDHCRLMTLNKNTGELEHKIFADIINYLNKDDVLVLNDSKVIPARIYAKKSTGGNAEILLLNKVNNDESTWECLIKGKNIKEADTLYLDYAHLDNVGNIEALIEKDNISTKLIKFSKPLTNDILDTIGKIPLPPYIIQSRKRKGEEEYNSNDKEFYQNVYAKNEGSIASPTSGLHFTNELLDKIKSIGVTVCYVTLHVGFSTFNPLKEDDLRNHIMHEEKFIIPKDSYDIIINAKKEGRRIVSCGTTVARVLESEYDNYDFKRLEGSTNIFIYPPYKFKCVDALITNFHTPHSTLLAMVSAFAGYDNIMNAYKTAVDNNYRFFSYGDAMFIY; this is encoded by the coding sequence ATGACAGACTATTTAAATAAAGAGACTTACAATTTTTATTTACCTGAAAATTTAATAGCAACAGAGCCTAATTATGAAAGGGATCATTGCAGGTTAATGACTTTAAATAAAAATACAGGAGAATTAGAACATAAAATATTTGCAGATATTATTAATTATTTAAATAAAGATGATGTATTAGTTTTAAATGACAGCAAAGTAATACCAGCAAGAATATACGCAAAAAAATCTACTGGAGGAAATGCTGAAATACTTCTCCTTAATAAAGTTAACAATGATGAAAGCACTTGGGAATGTTTGATAAAGGGTAAAAATATTAAAGAGGCTGATACACTATATTTAGATTATGCTCATTTAGATAATGTAGGAAATATTGAGGCATTGATAGAAAAAGATAATATATCTACTAAATTAATAAAGTTTTCAAAACCATTAACAAATGATATTTTAGATACTATAGGAAAAATTCCGCTTCCTCCGTATATAATTCAAAGCAGGAAAAGAAAAGGTGAAGAAGAATACAACAGCAATGATAAAGAGTTTTATCAAAATGTATATGCTAAAAATGAGGGAAGTATTGCTTCTCCTACTTCTGGTCTTCATTTTACTAATGAGCTTTTAGACAAAATAAAGTCTATTGGTGTTACAGTATGCTATGTTACTTTGCATGTAGGTTTTTCTACTTTTAATCCTCTAAAAGAAGATGATTTACGTAATCATATTATGCATGAAGAGAAGTTTATAATACCAAAAGATAGCTATGATATTATAATCAATGCTAAAAAAGAGGGTAGAAGAATAGTATCATGCGGAACTACAGTTGCAAGAGTTTTGGAAAGTGAATATGATAATTATGATTTCAAAAGACTTGAAGGCTCTACAAATATATTTATTTATCCTCCTTATAAGTTTAAATGTGTTGACGCTCTTATAACTAATTTTCACACACCGCATTCTACTTTGCTTGCTATGGTTAGTGCCTTTGCTGGTTATGATAATATAATGAATGCTTACAAAACAGCTGTAGATAATAATTATAGATTTTTTTCATACGGCGATGCTATGTTTATATACTGA
- a CDS encoding S-methyl-5-thioribose-1-phosphate isomerase, with translation MSDELNKPSRIDKELAFMLQFENIAWYDDGCVRILDRRVYPNKVHFVECKTHKEVSKAIADMVTQSAGPYLAVAMGMALAGYESKHLQGNDRIDFLTHACSTLANSRPTTSARMMSITKSCLEAGTEAIKSGKDPIEAMFNRGIELSTKRYSKIKKIAENLVSMFPDKGTILTQCFGESVVGFMIQEFQKKNKDIKVVCAETRPYFQGARLTATVAYDQGADVTVITDNMVAYTMQEKKIDVFTSAADLICLNGAVVNKIGTFQIAIVAKYLGIPYFVTGAPDKGYHGFDDIHFEFRDEKLVTEAMGVKTSKEGVKGFYPAFDYTPPHLVSAVVTDLGIYSPYDVFKYYIGNDEGEY, from the coding sequence ATGTCTGATGAACTTAATAAACCTAGTAGAATAGATAAAGAGCTTGCTTTTATGCTTCAGTTTGAAAATATTGCTTGGTATGATGACGGATGCGTAAGGATATTAGACAGAAGAGTGTATCCAAATAAAGTACATTTTGTTGAATGTAAAACTCATAAAGAAGTATCAAAAGCTATAGCCGATATGGTAACTCAGAGTGCAGGTCCCTACCTTGCTGTGGCTATGGGTATGGCATTAGCCGGATATGAGTCAAAACATTTACAAGGTAATGATAGAATAGATTTTTTAACTCATGCCTGTAGTACTTTGGCCAATTCTAGACCTACAACAAGTGCCAGAATGATGTCTATAACAAAATCATGTTTAGAAGCTGGTACTGAGGCTATAAAATCAGGCAAAGATCCGATAGAGGCTATGTTTAATAGGGGAATAGAGCTTTCTACAAAAAGATATTCCAAAATAAAAAAAATAGCAGAAAATCTTGTATCAATGTTTCCAGATAAAGGTACTATACTTACTCAATGCTTTGGAGAATCAGTTGTAGGATTTATGATACAGGAGTTTCAGAAAAAGAATAAGGATATAAAGGTTGTATGTGCTGAGACAAGACCATATTTTCAGGGTGCTAGACTTACAGCAACAGTTGCCTATGATCAGGGTGCTGATGTAACCGTTATAACTGATAATATGGTTGCATACACTATGCAGGAGAAAAAAATTGATGTATTTACTTCGGCTGCTGACTTAATATGTTTAAATGGTGCTGTAGTAAATAAAATAGGAACTTTTCAAATAGCAATAGTGGCTAAATATTTGGGTATTCCTTATTTTGTAACAGGAGCTCCTGATAAAGGTTATCATGGATTTGATGACATACATTTTGAGTTTAGAGACGAAAAACTTGTAACTGAAGCTATGGGGGTAAAAACTTCTAAAGAGGGTGTTAAAGGATTTTATCCTGCTTTTGACTATACTCCTCCTCATTTGGTAAGTGCTGTTGTAACAGATTTGGGTATTTACAGTCCTTATGATGTGTTTAAATATTATATAGGTAATGATGAAGGTGAGTATTAA
- a CDS encoding FAD-dependent oxidoreductase, which translates to MKVIVIGCNHAGTWAAKTLKATDPNCQVVTYDRNDNISFLACGIALWVGGVVKDPKGLFYASPESLKAEGIDVYMGHDVTKIDWANKKLHVKELKTGKEFDDNYDKLILATGSWPVTPPIEGLMQEGTEYGLKKGIFFSKLFQQGQEIIDEIAKPEVKKVMVVGAGYIGVELIEAFKNHGKEVILMEAMPRVMANYFDKEITDEAEKRIKEAGIEMHLGETVKKFEGDDRVKRVVTDKGSYDVDMVVMSVGFRPNSELYKDYLETLPNGAIKVDTTMKTTKDPNVFAIGDCATVYSRASGKEEYIALATNAVRMGIVAANNALGKHVEYCGTQGSNAICVFGYNMASTGWSEETAKKKGLKVKSNFFKDAERPEFMPSYEDVLVKIIYEEDTRRMVGAQIASKHNHAEAIHAFSLAIQNGMTVDQFALSDFFFLPHYNKPLSWMTMVAYTAK; encoded by the coding sequence ATGAAAGTTATAGTAATTGGCTGCAACCATGCAGGTACATGGGCAGCAAAAACATTAAAAGCTACAGATCCTAATTGTCAAGTTGTAACTTATGACAGAAATGATAATATATCTTTTTTAGCTTGCGGTATCGCACTTTGGGTTGGCGGTGTAGTAAAAGATCCTAAAGGTTTATTCTATGCCAGCCCTGAAAGTTTAAAAGCTGAAGGCATTGATGTTTATATGGGACATGATGTAACAAAAATAGACTGGGCTAATAAAAAATTACATGTTAAAGAATTAAAAACAGGTAAAGAGTTTGATGATAATTATGATAAACTTATTCTTGCTACAGGTTCTTGGCCTGTAACTCCTCCTATAGAAGGTTTAATGCAGGAAGGTACTGAATACGGACTTAAAAAAGGTATATTCTTCTCTAAACTATTCCAGCAAGGTCAGGAAATTATTGATGAAATAGCTAAACCAGAAGTAAAAAAAGTTATGGTAGTTGGTGCTGGTTACATAGGTGTTGAACTTATAGAAGCATTCAAAAATCATGGCAAAGAAGTTATCTTAATGGAAGCTATGCCTAGAGTTATGGCTAACTACTTTGATAAAGAAATAACTGATGAAGCTGAAAAAAGAATCAAAGAAGCTGGTATAGAAATGCATTTAGGCGAAACTGTTAAAAAATTTGAAGGTGATGACAGAGTTAAAAGAGTTGTTACTGACAAAGGTTCTTATGATGTAGATATGGTAGTTATGTCTGTTGGTTTCAGACCTAATAGCGAACTTTACAAAGATTATTTAGAAACTTTGCCTAATGGTGCTATAAAAGTAGATACTACTATGAAAACTACAAAAGATCCTAATGTATTTGCTATAGGAGACTGTGCTACTGTATATTCAAGAGCTTCTGGAAAAGAAGAATACATCGCTTTAGCTACTAATGCTGTAAGAATGGGTATTGTTGCGGCTAACAATGCTTTAGGAAAACATGTTGAATACTGCGGTACTCAAGGATCTAATGCTATATGCGTATTTGGATATAATATGGCTTCTACTGGCTGGTCTGAAGAAACTGCTAAGAAAAAAGGATTAAAAGTTAAATCTAACTTCTTCAAAGATGCTGAAAGACCTGAATTTATGCCTTCTTATGAAGATGTATTAGTAAAAATAATATATGAAGAAGACACTAGACGTATGGTAGGTGCTCAAATTGCTTCTAAACATAATCATGCCGAAGCTATTCACGCATTCTCACTTGCTATACAAAATGGTATGACAGTAGATCAGTTCGCATTATCTGATTTCTTCTTCTTGCCTCACTATAACAAACCATTATCTTGGATGACTATGGTTGCTTATACTGCTAAATAA
- a CDS encoding dipeptidase: MIFDAHSDIWTDVAVKTLKGENNIIKKYHYNNLVKGKIGGSIFVIWTEPKNYHRALERVIEIQECIKKELEYIKDIILIAKSYDDIIKAQKENKLYILIGFEGLISIDDNIDLIDKYYEYGARHASLTWNEENKLASGVRGDSNKGLTDLGKKAVKKMQDKGMIVDVSHLNDKSFFDVINITSAPIIASHSNSRVLCGSLRNLTDEQLKAIRDTKGVVGLNSYKDFIDENKDKQTIERAADHIKYIADKIGIEHIGLGFDYNEYFEDEIIPPSVKGLENASKSYDIIIKLKEAGFNNEEIEKIEYKNFHRVIKEIVK; the protein is encoded by the coding sequence ATGATATTTGATGCTCATTCCGATATATGGACTGATGTTGCTGTAAAAACTCTCAAAGGCGAAAATAATATAATAAAAAAATACCATTATAATAATCTAGTAAAAGGAAAAATAGGAGGCTCTATATTTGTTATATGGACAGAACCTAAAAACTATCATAGAGCTTTAGAAAGAGTGATAGAAATACAGGAATGCATAAAAAAAGAATTAGAATATATTAAAGATATTATACTTATAGCAAAAAGCTATGATGATATTATAAAAGCACAAAAAGAAAATAAATTATATATACTTATAGGATTTGAAGGACTTATATCTATAGATGATAATATTGATTTAATAGATAAATATTATGAATATGGAGCAAGACATGCCTCTCTTACTTGGAATGAAGAAAATAAACTTGCTTCAGGAGTAAGAGGAGATTCTAATAAAGGACTAACTGATTTGGGTAAAAAGGCTGTAAAAAAGATGCAGGATAAAGGAATGATAGTTGATGTATCGCATCTTAATGATAAGTCTTTTTTTGATGTAATCAACATAACTTCAGCTCCGATTATAGCGTCTCATTCAAATTCAAGGGTTTTATGCGGCAGCTTAAGAAATCTTACAGATGAACAATTAAAAGCTATAAGAGATACTAAAGGCGTTGTAGGGCTTAATTCTTACAAGGATTTTATCGATGAAAATAAGGATAAACAAACTATTGAAAGAGCTGCAGATCATATAAAATACATAGCTGATAAAATAGGAATAGAGCATATAGGGCTTGGTTTTGATTATAATGAATATTTTGAAGATGAAATTATACCGCCTTCTGTAAAAGGATTAGAAAATGCTTCTAAATCATATGATATTATAATAAAACTAAAAGAAGCTGGATTTAATAACGAAGAGATAGAAAAAATAGAGTATAAAAATTTCCATAGAGTAATAAAAGAGATTGTAAAATAA
- the mtnK gene encoding S-methyl-5-thioribose kinase — protein sequence MVRFNEYFLMEEKDVLFYVKNKLKYFKQDDNITCKEIGDGNINYVYRISNGKDSIILKQAGVHTRSNSSGRILDMNRNAREARVLSYYGDILPDLAPKIICIDKVMNLFVMEDLKNYTVLRDALIKGQIYHHLQEQITDFIVESTLSTADFFANSFSKKDNVAKYINKELCQISEELVFREPFFNLLNENSFSQSLSKFVEEKLYKNKTLQLEAAKLKYEFMNNAQALIHGDLHTGSIFVNDDYIKVMDCEFAFYGPIGYDLGTIIANFIFAYVYHFNVTNDKNYTSFLFVVIDDIIRLFKNKFITKFIHDTSDISVKNNEDFIEFYLLEVLKTAFGICGLEILRRTTGCAKVKEIESVNDKETRRNIEYVLLNIGIECIMYRDKLAEEEKFMKFIDNIIQKIDFDNI from the coding sequence ATGGTTAGATTTAACGAATATTTTCTTATGGAAGAAAAAGATGTATTATTTTATGTAAAAAATAAATTAAAGTATTTCAAGCAAGATGATAATATAACTTGTAAGGAAATAGGTGACGGAAATATCAATTATGTTTATAGAATAAGTAATGGCAAGGATTCTATAATATTAAAACAAGCGGGAGTTCATACTAGAAGCAATTCTTCTGGAAGAATACTTGATATGAATAGAAATGCCAGAGAGGCTAGAGTTTTATCATATTATGGAGATATACTTCCGGATTTGGCACCTAAGATAATATGCATAGATAAAGTAATGAATTTGTTTGTTATGGAAGATTTGAAGAATTATACAGTTCTTAGAGATGCTCTGATTAAAGGGCAGATATATCATCATTTGCAGGAGCAGATAACCGATTTTATTGTTGAAAGTACTTTGTCTACTGCTGATTTTTTTGCCAATTCATTTTCAAAGAAAGATAATGTAGCTAAATATATAAATAAAGAACTTTGTCAAATAAGTGAAGAGCTTGTTTTTAGAGAGCCTTTTTTTAATTTACTTAATGAAAATTCTTTTTCACAATCACTAAGTAAATTTGTTGAAGAGAAGTTATATAAGAATAAAACTTTACAGCTTGAGGCTGCTAAATTAAAATATGAGTTTATGAATAATGCTCAGGCTTTGATACATGGAGATTTGCATACAGGTTCTATATTTGTTAATGATGATTATATAAAGGTTATGGACTGCGAATTTGCTTTTTACGGACCTATAGGATATGATTTGGGTACAATAATAGCTAATTTTATATTTGCTTATGTTTATCATTTTAATGTTACTAATGATAAGAATTATACTTCATTTCTTTTTGTTGTTATAGATGATATTATAAGACTTTTCAAAAACAAATTTATTACCAAATTTATACATGATACTAGTGATATTTCTGTAAAAAATAATGAGGATTTTATAGAGTTTTATTTGCTTGAAGTATTAAAAACTGCTTTTGGTATATGCGGTCTTGAAATATTAAGAAGAACTACAGGTTGTGCTAAGGTAAAAGAAATAGAATCTGTAAATGATAAAGAAACTAGAAGGAATATAGAATATGTACTTCTTAATATAGGTATTGAATGTATTATGTATAGAGATAAATTAGCTGAAGAAGAGAAATTTATGAAATTTATAGATAATATAATTCAAAAAATTGATTTTGATAATATTTAA